In Parageobacillus sp. KH3-4, the genomic window GAGGAGATTGCATGATGTGGACATGGGAGGCAAATGAAGGGAAAGGAACAGTTGTGATTGTCCACGGAGCGGCAGAGCATCACGGGCGTTATAAATGGTTGATCGAACAATGGGTACAAAGCGGTTATCATGTTGTCGCAGGCGATTTGCCTGGACAAGGGCGGACAACGAGAAGAAAGCGCGGACACATTCAGTCGTTCGATGAGTATATTAATGAGGTGGCCGATTGGATCATAGAAGCGAGACAATTTCATGTACCGGTGTTTCTTCTTGGACATAGCATGGGAGGGCTTGTTGTCATCCGCACGTTGCAGGAAAAAAGGCTTCCTGTGCAAGGGGTTATTCTATCTTCTCCATGTTTAGGGCTTGTGTCGTATCCGTCAAAAGGGTTGGATATGTTATCAAGAGTATTGAATCATATTGCCCCATCCCTTTTAATCGATTCGGGACTGTCTGTCGAGTTGGCGACAAGAAATAAAGAAGTGCATGAGTCGGATAAACAGGATGAACTTTATGTGACAAAAGTATCTGTCCGTTGGTATCGCGAACTAATGAAGGCGATGGAATTGGCTTCTCGCCGCATTCAGCAGTTTCCTGATATTCCATTGCTGCTTATGCAAGGCGGGGACGATAAAATTGTCGATAAGACAGCCGTAAAAGAATGGTTCAATCGTTTGGCGATATCGGAAAAATTGTATAAAGAATGGAGTCAATTATACCATGAAATTTTTAACGAACCGGAGCGAGAAGATGTTTTCTTATACGCAAAATCGTTTTTAGATACACAATGCCGAATGTATCGTTAGATAACGCAAACGCATCTGAGGTGAGCCAGTTGAAAATCCCGACGCATCCGATCACTCTTATGAAAAAAGTATATCGCGACGTTTTTCCAGTTGTGCATCGCGAATTGGCATATTGGAAACAAAGGGCACAAAATATTCCAGACGCGGAGCTTCGCAAACAAGCGTTGGCGAGCATTGAAACCAAAACGTTTCACTGTGAGGGCGGCTCCATTTTATCATTGTTAGCAGGAGAAAAAATGGAAGAGTGCATTCGTTTTATTGTCGCCTATCAAACGATCAGCGATTACCTAGATAATTTATGTGATCGAAGCACTTCATTAGACCCGCTCGATTTTCGTGCTCTGCATGAATCGATGCCTGACGCGTTATCGATTGATGCAAGCGTGTCGAATTATTACCGGCATCGCCAAGAACAAGATGACGGTGGCTATTTACATGACCTTGTACGAACATGTCAAAGCGTTTTAAAGAAAGTAACGCATTACGATAAAATTGTACCGTTTTTGCATGAATTGGCTGGATATTATTGTGATTTGCAAGTACATAAACACGTGAATGTGGAGGAGCGGGTCCCTCGCCTCGAAAAGTGGTTCAAGCAATATAAAGATCAGCTTCCGCCGATGGAATGGTACGAGTTTTCTGCTTGTTCCGGTTCTACGTTAGGCATTTTTTGTTTAGTTGCCTACGCGTTTGCCGAAACGTTTCATGAGAAAATGGCAAAGCAAATACGTGACGGTTATTTTCCGTATATTCAAGGTCTGCATATTTTGCTTGATTATTTTATTGACCAAGAGGAAGATCGTCTAGGAGGAGATTTGAATTTTTGTTTTTATTATCCAAATCAGTCCGTTTTGCTAGAACGGCTTTGCTATTTTATTGAAGAGGCGGACCGCCATGTGAATGAATTGCCGCATGGGGCATTTCACCGCCTTATTCACCGCGGGTTGCTCGGCTTATATTTATCTGATGAAAAAGTAAAGAAACAAAAAGAGTTGCGCCGTCTTGCGAAAAGGCTTGTTCGGGCTGGCGGAATCGTCTCTTGGTTTTTTTATTGGAATGGAAAAGCATATCGGTTATGGCAAAAAAAGCGCTCCTTCACCGCAAAATAAAGAGGCTGCCCCAATTGGGAGGGCAGCCTCACGCTCGCTTTTCCAGCGCGATAATAAAGGGCGGGTTGTTCATTTGGTTGATAAATTCATATTTTAATACGTGAGCTCGCTTTTGGTCTATCGCTTTTGTATAGTGAAGAAGCGCGTCACGTTCGATGACGCCTTCTGGATGGCCATGATAAACGACAACGACGATGATTCCTTCTTTTGCCATAATTTGTAGCAGTTGCTCAATAGCGCGGATCGTGGAATCCGGTTTTGTTACAATACGTTTATCGCCACCTGGCAAGTAGCCGAGGTTAAATATCGCTCCGGTGATGCGGCCATGATAAATAGCGGGAATTTTTTCGATCAGTTGATCGTGGCTTGCTTGAAATAGCGTCACCCGCTTTAACATGTTATGTTCTTGAAGGCGGGCGGAAGTTGCCGCAATCGCCTCTTTTTGAATGTCAAAGCCGAACACGTGGCCGGATTCTCCCACGCGCTGTGCCAAATAAAGCGTATCATGCCCGTTTCCAACCGTGGCGTCGACGGCGATATCCCCTTCGTTCACGGCAAGGTTCATCAATGTTCGCGTAAAAGGGAGAATTTTCGCTAATTTCATTGCTTCACCACTTCTTTTTTGTAATACTTCCCTTGATAGCTGTCGCGTCGTTCGAGTTCGGCATCAATCGCGTTTAACACTTCCCATTTGTTGACGCTCCACATTGGCCCGATCATTAGATCGATCGGTCCATCCCCTGTAATTCGGTGCACAATCATTTCCGGAGGCAAAATTTCCAGCTGATCGCAAACAAGGTTTACGTATTCTTTAAATGACAAAAATTGGACTAATCCTTTTTCGTATTGCTTTACCATTGGCGTCCCTTTCAATAAATGAAGCAAATGGATCTTGATCCCTTGAATGTCCATGCTTGCCACTGTTTTCGCTGTTTCCATCATCATATCGTAATCTTCGAGCGGCAGCCCGTTAATAATATGCGCACAAACGCGGATTCCATGTTTGCGAAGTTTTTCGACTCCGTCGACAAAGCATTGGAAATCGTGGGCGCGGTTGATTAGCAATGCCGTCCGCTCGTGCACCGTCTGCAAACCGAGCTCGACCCATAAATACGTGCGCTCGTTCAGCTCTGCCAAATATTCGACAACGTCGTCTGGAAGGCAGTCCGGGCGCGTGGCGATGGACAGCCCGACAACTCCGTCCAAGTTTAAGACGGTTTCGTATTTTTCCCGCAATACACCGACGGGAGCGTGTGTATTCGTGAACGCCTGAAAATAAGCTAAATATTTTCCGCTTTTCCATTTTTTATGCATTTTTTCTTTCATTTGATTAAATTGGGTAACAAGGTCATCTGCGCGATTGCCGGCAAAATCGCCCGATCCCGCCGCGCTGCAAAATGTGCAACCGCCATAGGCCACCGTCCCGTCACGGTTTGGACAGTCAAAGCCGCCGTCAAGAGCGACTTTAAATACTTTATGGCCAAACGTTTGCTGCAAATGGTAGTTCCATGTATGGTAACGTTTATGATCATTTGTATATGGAAATGGGTTGGGCTGCTTCAACACAGCTCCCTCCTTATCGAAAATCATATCATTTTAGCATTGTAACATGGTTGGCGGGAAAAATCGACTATTGCCAATCATTAACGTGATATCCGCAAAATAAAATGCGCACATTAAAAGATGAGAAACGATTATACGGTTGGAGGGAATGTTATGGCAACGCGGCAATCGGTCGATGAATTTTTGCAACATTGCGAAGATGTTATTCGTTATGCGAAAGAGCAATATACAGAGGCGCAAAAGCAAGAACATTACAATGACATGGAATATACACAAGCGCAGCAAATGCTGGAGAATGCAGTGAATGATTTGGCGCATTTGGCGCTTAGCTGCAATGCGCAACAGCGCGAACAATTGCACCGGATGCGCCTGCAGCTGCAGCAATTGCAAAACGAAATGATTTTGCTCAATCATTAAGGAGGGGGTGCGTCGTGCAAAAACGTTCGAAGCAGAACAATCCAGAACAAAAAACGAGAAACGGCATCAACAATCATGATATTGAATTAGGAAAAGAGGTGGACCCAGTAAAACAAGCGAAGAAAGCGTATGAACAAACAGGAGGGCAGCCGCAAAAAGCGAAGCAGCGCGCGGAGTAGGAGAATAGCTTGTCGAAGTCGGCAAGCTTTTTTTTATTGCAAACGACATACAGTTACTTTGGCGTTCGAATATTGAAGAAGGACGTATGATGCCCTGTATGCTTTGGATATTAATGATTGGCATGGCGATGAACATGACATTGGCTTCTTTTTTATGGACGATGAATGCGATTGGCGTTCATGGGCAGCTTGAAAAATCGCTTTCTGTCGCTGGAATGGTGCTTATGTTGAATTCTGGGGCAAGCGTGGTTGGAAATTTGGTTGGGGAAATATTATTTGATAAAATCAGTGGATTTCGGTCGATGATGTTTGCCGCGCTTGTTTTCTTTTCTGCGCTGTCGCTTATCACGACGTTTTTCTATGCTCGGAACTTGCCAAAGAAGCAAAAAAGGAAGAAACAAACGGTTACCGTGGAGTAGACATGTCCTCTACTCCGCTTTTTGTTTATTAGAGGTTGACAACGGTCATCTAATTAGATATATATCTAATTAGATAATTATCAAATATAAAAAGGAGGGTAGCCATGCAGCTTCATCGTTTAGTGACATTTTTCAAGGCGATTGGTGATCCAACGCGTCTTCGCATTATAAAACTGCTTTCGCAAGGGCCGCTGCACGGTCAAGCAATTGCTGGGAAACTTGGATTGACCCCAGCGACGATCACCCATCATCTCAAAAAGCTCCGCGACGTAAACATCGTTTATGAACGACGCGATGGAAACATCATTTATTTTTACTTGCAGCCGTCCGTAGTAAAGCATTACACGCGTGCGCTGCTTGATTTGACTGAACAAAACGAGGTGAAAAAAGAAATGAAAGAAAAAGCCGCAGAGCGCCAAAAAATTATCGACAACTTTTTTACGAGCGATGGCCGTTTAAAAAATATTCCAGCGCAAAGAAAGAAGAAGTTGATTGTGCTTGAGCATATGCTGAAAGGGTTGAAGCCGGGAAAACGGTATACAGAAAAAGAAATCAATGAGTACATTAAAAAATTCCATGAAGATTATGCAACGATTCGCCGCGAATTTATCATGAATAACTATATGTATCGCGAAAACGGCATCTATGAGCTAAATCCGCCGGAAATGTGGCATAAAATAGACGGATAACTAGCTACATGCGGATAAAAGCGGCATATATAGAATATAAGCTCCATTTTCCGCTACTTGCAATCAACCGACAAATTTTTTAAAATATTATCACGAACAATATTGGAAATAACGGTGAAGAGGAGTAGTAGTGAACAAAACGGGCGGCAGAGAGTTGACGGTCGGTGCGAGTCAACCGAAGTTTGTTCACGAACTCGCCTCGGAGTTGCGGGCATGAGCGGCTTTCGCCTCGTAATGCCCGCCGTGAATCTGCGTTAATGATGAGAGTGAGCATGCGCGTCGGCGCGTGCTAATAAGGGTGGTACCGCGGGAATTTTCACCTCTCGTCCCTTTTGGGATGGGGGGTTTTTTCGTACGTGTATCTCATATGACAAAAAGACAGGAGGAAAGACAATGAGCTTCAATCATCGCGAAATCGAGAAAAAATGGCAGGATTATTGGGAAAAAAACAAAACGTTTAAAACGGTTGATGACGATGACAAGCCAAAATTTTACGTGTTGGATATGTTTCCGTATCCGTCCGGCGCGGGGCTGCACGTCGGTCATCCGGA contains:
- a CDS encoding class I SAM-dependent methyltransferase, encoding MKLAKILPFTRTLMNLAVNEGDIAVDATVGNGHDTLYLAQRVGESGHVFGFDIQKEAIAATSARLQEHNMLKRVTLFQASHDQLIEKIPAIYHGRITGAIFNLGYLPGGDKRIVTKPDSTIRAIEQLLQIMAKEGIIVVVVYHGHPEGVIERDALLHYTKAIDQKRAHVLKYEFINQMNNPPFIIALEKRA
- a CDS encoding TIGR01212 family radical SAM protein (This family includes YhcC from E. coli K-12, an uncharacterized radical SAM protein.) — its product is MKQPNPFPYTNDHKRYHTWNYHLQQTFGHKVFKVALDGGFDCPNRDGTVAYGGCTFCSAAGSGDFAGNRADDLVTQFNQMKEKMHKKWKSGKYLAYFQAFTNTHAPVGVLREKYETVLNLDGVVGLSIATRPDCLPDDVVEYLAELNERTYLWVELGLQTVHERTALLINRAHDFQCFVDGVEKLRKHGIRVCAHIINGLPLEDYDMMMETAKTVASMDIQGIKIHLLHLLKGTPMVKQYEKGLVQFLSFKEYVNLVCDQLEILPPEMIVHRITGDGPIDLMIGPMWSVNKWEVLNAIDAELERRDSYQGKYYKKEVVKQ
- a CDS encoding alpha/beta hydrolase, producing MWTWEANEGKGTVVIVHGAAEHHGRYKWLIEQWVQSGYHVVAGDLPGQGRTTRRKRGHIQSFDEYINEVADWIIEARQFHVPVFLLGHSMGGLVVIRTLQEKRLPVQGVILSSPCLGLVSYPSKGLDMLSRVLNHIAPSLLIDSGLSVELATRNKEVHESDKQDELYVTKVSVRWYRELMKAMELASRRIQQFPDIPLLLMQGGDDKIVDKTAVKEWFNRLAISEKLYKEWSQLYHEIFNEPEREDVFLYAKSFLDTQCRMYR
- a CDS encoding metalloregulator ArsR/SmtB family transcription factor; protein product: MQLHRLVTFFKAIGDPTRLRIIKLLSQGPLHGQAIAGKLGLTPATITHHLKKLRDVNIVYERRDGNIIYFYLQPSVVKHYTRALLDLTEQNEVKKEMKEKAAERQKIIDNFFTSDGRLKNIPAQRKKKLIVLEHMLKGLKPGKRYTEKEINEYIKKFHEDYATIRREFIMNNYMYRENGIYELNPPEMWHKIDG
- a CDS encoding YtzC family protein, which encodes MATRQSVDEFLQHCEDVIRYAKEQYTEAQKQEHYNDMEYTQAQQMLENAVNDLAHLALSCNAQQREQLHRMRLQLQQLQNEMILLNH
- a CDS encoding tetraprenyl-beta-curcumene synthase family protein, whose amino-acid sequence is MKIPTHPITLMKKVYRDVFPVVHRELAYWKQRAQNIPDAELRKQALASIETKTFHCEGGSILSLLAGEKMEECIRFIVAYQTISDYLDNLCDRSTSLDPLDFRALHESMPDALSIDASVSNYYRHRQEQDDGGYLHDLVRTCQSVLKKVTHYDKIVPFLHELAGYYCDLQVHKHVNVEERVPRLEKWFKQYKDQLPPMEWYEFSACSGSTLGIFCLVAYAFAETFHEKMAKQIRDGYFPYIQGLHILLDYFIDQEEDRLGGDLNFCFYYPNQSVLLERLCYFIEEADRHVNELPHGAFHRLIHRGLLGLYLSDEKVKKQKELRRLAKRLVRAGGIVSWFFYWNGKAYRLWQKKRSFTAK